A window of Eubacteriaceae bacterium ES3 contains these coding sequences:
- the trmD gene encoding tRNA (guanosine(37)-N1)-methyltransferase TrmD produces MKYYFLTLFPEIFETYFSSGMMKKAIEKGIVEIEVINIRDFSGNKHLKVDDTPYGGGAGMVMAAPPIAAALKSIEAYERIPVIYPTPGGKPFQQKDSQELADNQALIFICGHYEGIDQRVVDQYVDLQFSLGDYVLTGGELPAITIADAVSRHLKDFLGNADSLEEESFESGLLEYPQYTKPRQFEGLDVPEILLSGHHAEIKKWRLGKAIEKTKKVRPDLYQKYKKKLAK; encoded by the coding sequence ATGAAATACTATTTTTTAACGCTTTTTCCTGAAATTTTTGAAACATATTTTTCATCAGGTATGATGAAGAAGGCTATTGAAAAAGGGATTGTTGAAATTGAAGTAATTAATATTCGTGATTTTTCCGGTAATAAACATTTAAAAGTTGACGATACACCTTATGGCGGGGGAGCAGGAATGGTGATGGCTGCACCGCCAATTGCCGCAGCGTTAAAGAGTATTGAAGCATATGAAAGAATTCCAGTTATTTATCCTACTCCAGGAGGGAAGCCTTTTCAGCAGAAGGACAGTCAGGAACTGGCTGATAATCAGGCACTTATTTTTATTTGTGGACACTACGAAGGGATTGATCAAAGAGTTGTCGATCAGTATGTGGATTTGCAATTCTCTTTGGGTGATTATGTTTTGACAGGTGGAGAACTTCCGGCAATAACGATTGCTGATGCTGTTTCCAGACACCTAAAGGACTTTTTGGGGAATGCTGATAGTCTTGAAGAAGAATCATTTGAATCGGGTCTGCTGGAATATCCCCAATATACAAAGCCGAGGCAGTTTGAGGGGCTTGATGTACCTGAGATTCTGTTATCTGGACATCATGCTGAGATTAAAAAGTGGCGGTTAGGTAAAGCTATAGAAAAAACTAAAAAGGTCAGACCGGATCTCTATCAAAAATATAAAAAA
- the ftsY gene encoding signal recognition particle-docking protein FtsY yields MELSLFEKMRNRLVKTKDDFKEKIENVLYMGSFDDDFFDELEETLILSDLGAESSMKISEQLRDKIKETHSKSKEEVMEFLKEILIEMVDVPTEEPEFPRIMLVVGVNGVGKTTTIAKLASRYKSEGKKVVIAAGDTFRAAAVEQIDEWSKRIGVDLIKSTTGADPSAVVFDAIGAARARNADILICDTAGRLHNKVNLMNELQKISRVVKREGEGFKIHNLMVLDATTGQNALNQAKVFKDAVDVSGIVLTKLDGTAKGGIAISLIDEMQIPIEYVGIGEKSDDLIDFDAKKFVDMLFE; encoded by the coding sequence ATGGAACTAAGTTTATTTGAAAAAATGCGCAATCGTCTGGTTAAAACAAAGGACGATTTTAAAGAAAAAATTGAAAATGTTTTGTACATGGGAAGCTTCGATGATGATTTTTTTGATGAGCTGGAAGAAACTCTTATTTTATCAGATCTGGGTGCTGAATCATCGATGAAAATATCAGAACAGCTAAGGGATAAGATTAAAGAGACTCATTCAAAAAGTAAAGAAGAAGTAATGGAATTCTTAAAAGAAATTCTGATAGAAATGGTGGATGTACCGACAGAAGAACCTGAGTTTCCGAGAATTATGCTGGTTGTAGGAGTTAACGGTGTAGGGAAAACTACGACAATAGCAAAGCTGGCCAGCCGCTATAAAAGTGAAGGGAAAAAGGTTGTGATAGCTGCTGGAGACACCTTTCGAGCGGCAGCGGTGGAGCAGATTGATGAATGGTCTAAAAGAATTGGTGTAGACCTGATTAAAAGCACAACGGGTGCGGATCCAAGTGCAGTTGTATTTGATGCTATTGGAGCTGCCAGAGCGAGAAATGCTGATATATTAATTTGTGATACCGCAGGTAGACTTCATAATAAGGTCAATTTGATGAATGAGCTTCAAAAAATCAGTCGCGTGGTCAAGCGCGAAGGGGAAGGCTTTAAAATCCATAATTTGATGGTTCTTGATGCAACAACGGGCCAGAATGCTCTTAATCAGGCAAAAGTATTTAAAGATGCTGTCGACGTCAGTGGTATAGTTTTGACAAAATTAGATGGAACTGCTAAAGGGGGGATTGCGATTTCTTTGATTGATGAAATGCAGATTCCTATCGAATATGTAGGCATCGGTGAAAAATCAGATGACCTGATTGACTTTGATGCTAAAAAATTTGTGGATATGCTTTTTGAATAA
- a CDS encoding KH domain-containing protein: MKELVEIIAKSLVDHPEEVSVTEVEGEQSITLELKVANDDMGKVIGKQGRIAKAIRTVIKAAATKEDKRVMLEIIQ; this comes from the coding sequence ATGAAAGAACTTGTAGAAATTATTGCAAAGTCTCTGGTTGATCATCCCGAGGAAGTATCTGTGACGGAAGTAGAAGGTGAACAGTCGATTACTTTAGAACTAAAAGTCGCAAATGATGACATGGGTAAGGTGATAGGAAAACAGGGGCGCATTGCCAAAGCAATTCGAACCGTCATTAAAGCCGCCGCCACTAAAGAAGATAAACGTGTCATGCTGGAAATTATTCAGTAA
- the ffh gene encoding signal recognition particle protein, with the protein MIFEGLSEKFQNIFSQMKKKGKLSEKDIKEINREIKMALLEADVNFKVVKQFTKNISERAVGAEVLNSLTPGQQFIKIVKDEMTVLLGGEIERMDFVDGRRNIFMMVGLQGAGKTTTAGKLANLLRKEKKFKPLLVACDVYRPAAIRQLEILGEELKIDVYSEHDNKDAVSIARNGLKKAEDGFYDLVIFDTAGRLQIDELLMNELVEIKEAVKPTEILLTVDGMTGQESVNVANEFNRLLDISGVILTKLDGDTRGGAALSITYTVEKPVKYIGTGEKLTDIELFYPDRMASRILGMGDVLSFIDKAQNMIDEEKAKQLEEKIKNQEFDLNDFLDQIHQIEEMGSLNSLLEMMPGANKKALKGLDLSGASTKQTEAIILSMTKEERRKPGIINASRRKRIASGSGTSVSDVNRLLKGFEQSRKLMKQMSNPNVSKKGRFKLPFM; encoded by the coding sequence ATGATATTTGAAGGATTAAGCGAAAAATTCCAAAATATTTTTTCACAAATGAAAAAAAAGGGCAAACTGAGTGAGAAAGATATTAAGGAAATAAATCGTGAAATTAAGATGGCTCTGCTTGAGGCAGATGTTAACTTTAAGGTTGTTAAACAATTTACCAAAAACATCAGCGAACGAGCTGTTGGTGCTGAAGTTTTAAATAGTTTAACGCCAGGTCAGCAGTTCATAAAAATAGTTAAAGATGAAATGACAGTGCTTTTGGGTGGCGAAATCGAGAGAATGGATTTTGTTGACGGAAGACGCAATATTTTTATGATGGTTGGTCTTCAGGGTGCTGGTAAAACTACAACAGCCGGTAAGCTTGCAAATCTCTTAAGAAAAGAGAAAAAATTCAAGCCATTATTAGTGGCCTGTGATGTTTACAGACCTGCTGCGATAAGGCAGCTGGAAATACTGGGTGAAGAATTAAAGATTGATGTTTACTCTGAGCATGATAATAAAGATGCGGTATCGATAGCCAGAAATGGGCTTAAAAAAGCCGAAGATGGTTTTTATGACCTGGTGATCTTTGATACGGCTGGTCGGTTACAAATAGATGAACTATTAATGAACGAATTGGTCGAAATTAAAGAAGCAGTCAAGCCGACTGAGATTTTATTAACGGTTGACGGGATGACTGGTCAGGAATCGGTCAATGTAGCTAACGAATTTAACCGGCTGTTAGATATAAGCGGTGTAATTCTAACCAAACTGGACGGAGATACCCGAGGTGGTGCAGCACTTTCCATAACCTATACAGTTGAGAAACCTGTAAAATATATTGGAACCGGGGAAAAATTAACAGATATAGAACTTTTTTATCCTGATCGGATGGCTTCTCGTATTTTGGGAATGGGCGATGTTTTATCGTTCATCGATAAAGCACAGAACATGATTGATGAGGAAAAAGCCAAACAACTTGAAGAAAAAATTAAGAATCAGGAATTTGATCTGAATGATTTTCTGGATCAGATTCATCAGATAGAAGAAATGGGATCATTAAACTCTTTACTTGAAATGATGCCGGGCGCCAATAAAAAAGCGCTAAAAGGCCTGGATTTATCCGGAGCCAGTACCAAGCAGACAGAAGCGATTATTCTGTCCATGACTAAAGAAGAACGACGTAAACCTGGTATTATTAATGCGAGTCGACGCAAGCGAATCGCTTCAGGCAGTGGGACTAGTGTCTCGGACGTCAATCGTCTTTTAAAGGGTTTTGAACAGTCACGCAAGTTGATGAAACAGATGTCAAATCCAAATGTTTCCAAAAAGGGACGGTTCAAATTACCATTTATGTAA
- a CDS encoding putative DNA-binding protein, which produces MEKKVEEQYLFDFYGELLTDKQKQILEYYYYEDFSLAEIAEVMSVTRQGIFDVIKRTKSMMETYEKKLGLVRRFLKSQKIINEIQAEIRELTGLEKFSDHQDQFLRMIDQLNRINEES; this is translated from the coding sequence ATGGAAAAAAAAGTTGAAGAACAATACCTATTTGATTTTTATGGAGAACTCCTGACTGACAAGCAAAAGCAGATTCTTGAATATTACTATTATGAAGATTTTAGTCTGGCAGAAATTGCAGAAGTTATGTCTGTGACTCGACAAGGGATATTTGACGTTATTAAGCGAACAAAATCCATGATGGAAACCTATGAGAAAAAATTAGGCTTGGTTAGACGGTTTTTAAAGAGTCAGAAGATAATTAATGAAATTCAGGCAGAAATCAGAGAATTGACAGGACTGGAAAAGTTTTCGGATCATCAGGATCAATTTTTGAGAATGATCGATCAGTTAAACAGAATTAACGAAGAAAGCTAG
- the rpsP gene encoding 30S ribosomal protein S16 — protein sequence MAVKIRLKRMGKKKKPFYRIVVADSRAPRDGKFIEEIGYYNPCVEPNIVKVDAEKAKSWLANGAKPTDTVKYLLKQESVIE from the coding sequence ATGGCAGTAAAAATCAGATTAAAGAGAATGGGTAAAAAGAAAAAACCTTTTTATAGAATCGTTGTCGCTGATTCACGAGCACCTCGTGATGGAAAATTCATCGAGGAAATTGGTTACTACAATCCATGTGTTGAACCAAATATTGTAAAAGTTGATGCTGAAAAGGCGAAATCATGGTTGGCAAATGGTGCTAAACCAACAGATACTGTAAAATATTTACTGAAACAAGAAAGCGTTATCGAGTAG
- the rimM gene encoding ribosome maturation factor RimM (Essential for efficient processing of 16S rRNA), whose protein sequence is MSKDTMVIGRVSGVHGIKGEVKVLPLTDDHERFYALKKVTLLNQKSRKEFVIDSCRLHKNSVLLNLNGVTNRNAAELLIGMEIMINRDQAVELNEDEYFVEDLKGMEVFNEQEFLGKLTDILQTGGVDVYMIKGNKREYCVPARKIYFVNFDFANNRIEANIPKEILEI, encoded by the coding sequence ATGAGTAAAGATACCATGGTAATTGGCCGTGTTTCAGGTGTTCATGGGATAAAAGGGGAAGTGAAGGTACTGCCGCTAACTGATGACCATGAACGTTTTTATGCGCTTAAAAAGGTCACTCTTTTAAATCAGAAGTCTAGAAAAGAATTTGTGATAGATTCGTGTCGTCTTCACAAAAACTCCGTATTGTTGAATCTCAATGGGGTGACAAATAGGAATGCAGCGGAACTACTGATTGGAATGGAAATTATGATTAATCGTGATCAGGCTGTAGAGTTAAACGAAGACGAATATTTTGTCGAAGATCTCAAGGGGATGGAAGTATTCAATGAACAGGAATTTCTGGGGAAACTTACAGATATTTTGCAGACCGGAGGAGTCGATGTTTATATGATCAAAGGAAACAAACGGGAATACTGTGTTCCGGCAAGGAAGATATATTTCGTGAATTTTGATTTTGCAAACAATCGGATCGAAGCAAATATACCAAAGGAAATTCTGGAAATATGA